In Seriola aureovittata isolate HTS-2021-v1 ecotype China chromosome 24, ASM2101889v1, whole genome shotgun sequence, the following proteins share a genomic window:
- the f7l gene encoding coagulation factor VII isoform X1 gives MFRTNMASVSGETRRLFILRLLIASIPACTGLPGGVFVSRPEASVVLHRSRRANFLFEELKQGNLERECLEEKCSYEEAKEIFTVPQQLEAFWGTYTAPDHCLSSPCKNGATCTRHIDTYTCKCAPGFHGYNCDKARLTSSSCRYRNGGCEHFCREFPDRSYTCFCASGYRLDRDNSTCQPQDAAPCGRPQIHFSPRVVNGQICPKGHCPWQALLTENNEYTCGAIVLSDQWILTAAHCVWKKPVAIFHVIVGEHDREEEEKSEQRRRVVKVLIHPRYNKTSSDSDLAMLKLYRPVKMGLHVVPICLPALNTTFIRTLATVRHSTVSGWGRLAQHGPPARFLQRLVLPRVPLQECRLHTKLNITRNMLCAGHKTGGQDACEGDSGGPLVTRYKKTWFLTGVVSWGKGCANENLYGVYTKVSNFLGWIEDMKSTG, from the exons ATG TTCAGAACAAACATGGCGTCTGTCAGCGGAGAAACGAGGCGACTCTTCATCCTACGACTCCTCATCGCttctatcccagcatgcactgggctTCCTGGAG gtgtgtttgtgagcagaCCTGAGGCCAGTGTTGTCCTGCACCGCAGTCGTCGGGCCAACTTCCTGTTTGAAGAGTTGAAGCAAGGGAACCTGGAGCGAGAGTGTCTGGAGGAGAAATGTTCCTACGAGGAGGCCAAGGAAATCTTCACCGTGCCACAACAGCTG GAGGCGTTCTGGGGGACTTACACAG CGCCGGATCACTGCCTGTCCTCCCCCTGTAAGAACGGAGCCACCTGTACCCGCCATATAGACACCTATACCTGCAAATGTGCACCTGGTTTCCATGGATACAACTGCGACAAAG CGCGTCTGACCTCCAGCAGCTGTCGCTATAGAAACGGAGGATGTGAACATTTCTGCAGAGAGTTTCCGGATCGTTCTTACACCTGTTTCTGTGCCTCAGGATACAGGCTGGATCGGGACAACAGCACCTGCCAGCCCCAAG ACGCTGCTCCCTGTGGAAGACCACAGATCCACTTTAGCCCCAGGGTTGTTAACGGGCAAATCTGCCCCAAAGGACACTGTCCATGGCAG GCTCTGTTGACTGAAAACAATGAGTACACCTGTGGAGCCATCGTCCTGTCAGATCAGTGGATCCTGACTGCTGCTCACTGCGTCTGGAAGAAACCTGTCGCAATCTTCCACGTCATCGTCG GTGAACATGAccgagaggaggaagagaagagcgAGCAGAGGCGGCGGGTGGTCAAAGTTCTGATCCACCCTCGTTACAACAAGACCAGCTCCGACAGCGACCTGGCCATGCTCAAGCTCTACCGCCCAGTCAAAATGGGACTCCACGTGGTGCCCATCTGCCTTCCCGCCCTCAACACCACCTTCATCAGGACACTGGCGACCGTCCGCCACTCCACCGTGTCCGGTTGGGGCCGCCTGGCGCAGCACGGTCCGCCCGCCAGATTCCTCCAGCGCCTGGTGCTGCCCAGGGTCCCTCTGCAGGAGTGCCGCCTCCACACCAAGCTCAATATCACCAGGAACATGCTCTGCGCCGGCCACAAGACCGGAGGGCAGGACGCCTGCGAGGGCGACAGCGGCGGCCCTCTGGTGACCCGCTACAAGAAGACCTGGTTCCTGACGGGCGTGGTGAGCTGGGGGAAGGGCTGCGCCAACGAAAACCTGTACGGGGTCTACACCAAAGTCAGCAACTTCCTGGGCTGGATTGAGGACATGAAGTCCACTGGCTGA
- the f7l gene encoding coagulation factor VII isoform X3, which yields MASVSGETRRLFILRLLIASIPACTGLPGGVFVSRPEASVVLHRSRRANFLFEELKQGNLERECLEEKCSYEEAKEIFTVPQQLEAFWGTYTAPDHCLSSPCKNGATCTRHIDTYTCKCAPGFHGYNCDKARLTSSSCRYRNGGCEHFCREFPDRSYTCFCASGYRLDRDNSTCQPQDAAPCGRPQIHFSPRVVNGQICPKGHCPWQALLTENNEYTCGAIVLSDQWILTAAHCVWKKPVAIFHVIVGEHDREEEEKSEQRRRVVKVLIHPRYNKTSSDSDLAMLKLYRPVKMGLHVVPICLPALNTTFIRTLATVRHSTVSGWGRLAQHGPPARFLQRLVLPRVPLQECRLHTKLNITRNMLCAGHKTGGQDACEGDSGGPLVTRYKKTWFLTGVVSWGKGCANENLYGVYTKVSNFLGWIEDMKSTG from the exons ATGGCGTCTGTCAGCGGAGAAACGAGGCGACTCTTCATCCTACGACTCCTCATCGCttctatcccagcatgcactgggctTCCTGGAG gtgtgtttgtgagcagaCCTGAGGCCAGTGTTGTCCTGCACCGCAGTCGTCGGGCCAACTTCCTGTTTGAAGAGTTGAAGCAAGGGAACCTGGAGCGAGAGTGTCTGGAGGAGAAATGTTCCTACGAGGAGGCCAAGGAAATCTTCACCGTGCCACAACAGCTG GAGGCGTTCTGGGGGACTTACACAG CGCCGGATCACTGCCTGTCCTCCCCCTGTAAGAACGGAGCCACCTGTACCCGCCATATAGACACCTATACCTGCAAATGTGCACCTGGTTTCCATGGATACAACTGCGACAAAG CGCGTCTGACCTCCAGCAGCTGTCGCTATAGAAACGGAGGATGTGAACATTTCTGCAGAGAGTTTCCGGATCGTTCTTACACCTGTTTCTGTGCCTCAGGATACAGGCTGGATCGGGACAACAGCACCTGCCAGCCCCAAG ACGCTGCTCCCTGTGGAAGACCACAGATCCACTTTAGCCCCAGGGTTGTTAACGGGCAAATCTGCCCCAAAGGACACTGTCCATGGCAG GCTCTGTTGACTGAAAACAATGAGTACACCTGTGGAGCCATCGTCCTGTCAGATCAGTGGATCCTGACTGCTGCTCACTGCGTCTGGAAGAAACCTGTCGCAATCTTCCACGTCATCGTCG GTGAACATGAccgagaggaggaagagaagagcgAGCAGAGGCGGCGGGTGGTCAAAGTTCTGATCCACCCTCGTTACAACAAGACCAGCTCCGACAGCGACCTGGCCATGCTCAAGCTCTACCGCCCAGTCAAAATGGGACTCCACGTGGTGCCCATCTGCCTTCCCGCCCTCAACACCACCTTCATCAGGACACTGGCGACCGTCCGCCACTCCACCGTGTCCGGTTGGGGCCGCCTGGCGCAGCACGGTCCGCCCGCCAGATTCCTCCAGCGCCTGGTGCTGCCCAGGGTCCCTCTGCAGGAGTGCCGCCTCCACACCAAGCTCAATATCACCAGGAACATGCTCTGCGCCGGCCACAAGACCGGAGGGCAGGACGCCTGCGAGGGCGACAGCGGCGGCCCTCTGGTGACCCGCTACAAGAAGACCTGGTTCCTGACGGGCGTGGTGAGCTGGGGGAAGGGCTGCGCCAACGAAAACCTGTACGGGGTCTACACCAAAGTCAGCAACTTCCTGGGCTGGATTGAGGACATGAAGTCCACTGGCTGA
- the f7l gene encoding coagulation factor VII isoform X2, with protein sequence MASVSGETRRLFILRLLIASIPACTGLPGAGVFVSRPEASVVLHRSRRANFLFEELKQGNLERECLEEKCSYEEAKEIFTVPQQLEAFWGTYTAPDHCLSSPCKNGATCTRHIDTYTCKCAPGFHGYNCDKARLTSSSCRYRNGGCEHFCREFPDRSYTCFCASGYRLDRDNSTCQPQDAAPCGRPQIHFSPRVVNGQICPKGHCPWQALLTENNEYTCGAIVLSDQWILTAAHCVWKKPVAIFHVIVGEHDREEEEKSEQRRRVVKVLIHPRYNKTSSDSDLAMLKLYRPVKMGLHVVPICLPALNTTFIRTLATVRHSTVSGWGRLAQHGPPARFLQRLVLPRVPLQECRLHTKLNITRNMLCAGHKTGGQDACEGDSGGPLVTRYKKTWFLTGVVSWGKGCANENLYGVYTKVSNFLGWIEDMKSTG encoded by the exons ATGGCGTCTGTCAGCGGAGAAACGAGGCGACTCTTCATCCTACGACTCCTCATCGCttctatcccagcatgcactgggctTCCTGGAG caggtgtgtttgtgagcagaCCTGAGGCCAGTGTTGTCCTGCACCGCAGTCGTCGGGCCAACTTCCTGTTTGAAGAGTTGAAGCAAGGGAACCTGGAGCGAGAGTGTCTGGAGGAGAAATGTTCCTACGAGGAGGCCAAGGAAATCTTCACCGTGCCACAACAGCTG GAGGCGTTCTGGGGGACTTACACAG CGCCGGATCACTGCCTGTCCTCCCCCTGTAAGAACGGAGCCACCTGTACCCGCCATATAGACACCTATACCTGCAAATGTGCACCTGGTTTCCATGGATACAACTGCGACAAAG CGCGTCTGACCTCCAGCAGCTGTCGCTATAGAAACGGAGGATGTGAACATTTCTGCAGAGAGTTTCCGGATCGTTCTTACACCTGTTTCTGTGCCTCAGGATACAGGCTGGATCGGGACAACAGCACCTGCCAGCCCCAAG ACGCTGCTCCCTGTGGAAGACCACAGATCCACTTTAGCCCCAGGGTTGTTAACGGGCAAATCTGCCCCAAAGGACACTGTCCATGGCAG GCTCTGTTGACTGAAAACAATGAGTACACCTGTGGAGCCATCGTCCTGTCAGATCAGTGGATCCTGACTGCTGCTCACTGCGTCTGGAAGAAACCTGTCGCAATCTTCCACGTCATCGTCG GTGAACATGAccgagaggaggaagagaagagcgAGCAGAGGCGGCGGGTGGTCAAAGTTCTGATCCACCCTCGTTACAACAAGACCAGCTCCGACAGCGACCTGGCCATGCTCAAGCTCTACCGCCCAGTCAAAATGGGACTCCACGTGGTGCCCATCTGCCTTCCCGCCCTCAACACCACCTTCATCAGGACACTGGCGACCGTCCGCCACTCCACCGTGTCCGGTTGGGGCCGCCTGGCGCAGCACGGTCCGCCCGCCAGATTCCTCCAGCGCCTGGTGCTGCCCAGGGTCCCTCTGCAGGAGTGCCGCCTCCACACCAAGCTCAATATCACCAGGAACATGCTCTGCGCCGGCCACAAGACCGGAGGGCAGGACGCCTGCGAGGGCGACAGCGGCGGCCCTCTGGTGACCCGCTACAAGAAGACCTGGTTCCTGACGGGCGTGGTGAGCTGGGGGAAGGGCTGCGCCAACGAAAACCTGTACGGGGTCTACACCAAAGTCAGCAACTTCCTGGGCTGGATTGAGGACATGAAGTCCACTGGCTGA